Proteins encoded within one genomic window of bacterium:
- a CDS encoding SagB/ThcOx family dehydrogenase, which translates to MKRANPRRKLFGSLGAAVLLAAILTTAAAAAEPATSANLAFVPDQNIVLPTPTMAGGMPLMTALASRHSSREFGPDPLPLQTLSDLLWAANGVNRPDSGKRTAATARNWQSLDVYVVMAAGTYRYEPAGHALVAVRPGDLRAATGAQPFVGEAAVNLVYVSDGAKMPGVEDPAQRALYDGTHAGIVAQNVYLFATSEGLGVVLRAMVDREALGTALGLAESQKVVMAQSVGHPKAGS; encoded by the coding sequence ATGAAACGAGCGAATCCCCGGCGGAAGCTGTTCGGGAGCCTCGGCGCCGCGGTCCTGCTGGCGGCGATCCTCACCACGGCCGCCGCCGCCGCCGAGCCGGCGACCAGCGCGAACCTGGCGTTCGTCCCGGACCAGAACATCGTCCTGCCGACCCCGACCATGGCCGGCGGCATGCCCCTGATGACGGCCCTGGCAAGCCGGCACTCGTCGCGGGAGTTCGGTCCCGACCCGCTGCCCCTGCAGACGCTGTCGGACCTGCTGTGGGCGGCCAACGGCGTCAACCGGCCGGACAGCGGCAAGCGCACCGCGGCGACCGCGCGCAACTGGCAGAGCCTGGATGTCTACGTCGTGATGGCGGCGGGGACGTACCGCTACGAACCGGCGGGGCACGCACTGGTGGCGGTGCGGCCCGGGGATCTGCGGGCGGCGACGGGAGCGCAGCCGTTCGTGGGCGAGGCGGCGGTGAACCTGGTCTACGTGTCGGACGGGGCGAAGATGCCCGGGGTCGAGGATCCGGCGCAGCGGGCGCTGTACGACGGGACGCACGCGGGGATCGTGGCGCAGAACGTGTACCTGTTCGCGACATCGGAGGGGCTGGGGGTGGTGCTGCGGGCGATGGTGGATCGGGAGGCGCTCGGTACGGCGTTGGGGTTGGCGGAATCGCAGAAGGTGGTCATGGCGCAGAGCGTGGGGCATCCGAAGGCCGGTTCGTGA
- a CDS encoding HipA domain-containing protein: LLDVAAMVDLASAILTRGLQIAGSLEPVNRQDSLQEILRVGTSAGGARAKAIIAWNPVTNEVRSGQIDADSGFSHWILKFDGVSGNRDKELADPVGYGLIEYAYHKMAKAAGIDMMECRLLQENGRSHFMTRRFDRTVTGNKLHMQSLCAMAHFDYKQAGAYSYEQALHVMRRLGMPMASLEEQFRRMAFNVVGRNQDDHVKNIAFLMDKGGTWALSPAFDVTYNHNPKGTWTHAHQMSLNGKRDDFQIDDFRACAGNASLKRGRAEEILQQVVAAVKRWPDFAEEADVPRDIADRIQAAHRLDIL, translated from the coding sequence AGTTGCTTGATGTCGCGGCCATGGTCGATCTCGCAAGTGCGATCCTGACCCGAGGACTTCAAATCGCAGGTTCTCTCGAACCGGTGAACAGGCAGGATTCCCTCCAGGAGATCCTGCGTGTCGGCACCTCGGCCGGGGGAGCCCGGGCGAAGGCCATCATCGCCTGGAATCCGGTAACGAACGAGGTGCGATCGGGGCAGATTGATGCGGATAGTGGCTTTTCCCACTGGATTTTGAAGTTCGACGGTGTGTCGGGGAACAGGGACAAGGAACTCGCGGATCCTGTCGGTTATGGTCTGATCGAATACGCCTATCATAAAATGGCGAAGGCCGCGGGAATCGACATGATGGAGTGCCGCCTGCTCCAGGAAAATGGCCGCAGCCATTTCATGACCCGGCGCTTCGATCGTACGGTCACCGGCAATAAGCTACATATGCAGTCCTTATGCGCGATGGCGCATTTCGATTACAAACAAGCAGGCGCATATTCATACGAGCAGGCCCTGCACGTCATGCGCAGACTCGGGATGCCGATGGCGAGCCTCGAGGAGCAGTTCCGGCGTATGGCCTTCAACGTCGTCGGCCGCAATCAGGACGACCACGTCAAGAACATCGCTTTCCTGATGGACAAAGGGGGAACGTGGGCGTTGTCCCCGGCCTTCGACGTGACGTACAACCACAACCCGAAGGGGACCTGGACGCATGCCCACCAGATGTCCCTCAACGGCAAGCGCGATGATTTCCAGATCGACGATTTCCGGGCCTGCGCCGGGAACGCGTCGCTCAAACGCGGTCGTGCGGAGGAGATCCTCCAGCAGGTCGTGGCGGCCGTGAAGCGGTGGCCTGACTTTGCCGAGGAGGCAGACGTGCCTCGCGACATCGCTGATCGCATCCAGGCGGCCCATCGGCTGGACATCTTGTGA